In Flavobacterium sp. N3904, one DNA window encodes the following:
- a CDS encoding formimidoylglutamase, which yields MEKLITFSINDLAKITNHRSGEIKFGEKMLTIPKDTDPIHFIKSSEAKYVLFGIPEDIGVRANYGRPGAASAWESAIKSIANIQHNRFSKGSQIIILGQLDVKQEMKEVENLDFNDVDDRSKLSQLVEKIDKEVSHIICKIIQSGKIPIVIGGGHNNSYGNIKGAALAKGKAINAINFDAHSDFRILEGRHSGNGFSYAFEEGFLKKYFIFGLHENYTSKSVLDIIKKIEDRVRYNTYDSVNIRKEKNFNQEMITALEFIKYDPYGIEIDLDAIPNIASSAMTLSGFSIEELRQFVSFFAKNKNAAYLHICEGAPDLGEEKNNHLIGKLIGYLVTDFMKSHNAIVLENVI from the coding sequence ATGGAAAAACTTATCACATTCAGTATTAATGACCTGGCCAAAATCACAAATCACCGAAGTGGTGAAATTAAATTTGGCGAAAAAATGCTTACAATCCCAAAGGATACCGATCCTATTCACTTTATAAAATCAAGCGAAGCTAAATATGTTCTATTTGGAATTCCCGAAGATATTGGAGTTAGAGCCAATTATGGAAGACCTGGAGCAGCATCTGCGTGGGAAAGTGCCATAAAAAGTATTGCCAATATCCAACACAATCGTTTTTCAAAGGGAAGCCAGATCATTATATTGGGGCAACTCGATGTAAAACAAGAAATGAAAGAGGTGGAAAATCTTGATTTTAATGATGTAGATGACCGATCCAAATTAAGCCAATTGGTCGAAAAAATTGACAAAGAAGTTTCCCATATCATATGTAAAATCATTCAGTCGGGTAAAATACCAATTGTCATAGGCGGAGGTCACAATAATTCGTATGGAAATATAAAAGGTGCCGCTCTTGCAAAAGGGAAAGCAATAAACGCTATCAACTTTGATGCTCATTCTGATTTTAGAATTCTAGAAGGTCGTCATAGTGGAAATGGTTTTTCTTATGCTTTTGAAGAAGGCTTTTTGAAGAAATATTTTATTTTTGGTTTGCACGAGAATTACACTTCAAAAAGCGTCTTGGATATCATAAAAAAAATTGAAGACCGAGTACGTTACAATACGTATGATAGCGTAAACATTAGAAAAGAAAAAAATTTCAATCAAGAAATGATTACTGCTCTGGAATTCATAAAATATGACCCTTATGGAATAGAAATTGATTTAGACGCTATTCCGAACATCGCCAGCAGCGCCATGACTTTAAGTGGCTTTTCAATTGAAGAACTTCGTCAGTTTGTTTCCTTTTTTGCAAAAAACAAAAACGCTGCCTATTTGCACATTTGTGAAGGAGCCCCTGACCTGGGTGAAGAAAAAAACAATCATTTAATTGGCAAACTCATTGGCTATTTGGTTACAGATTTCATGAAATCGCACAATGCAATCGTACTAGAAAACGTAATTTAA
- a CDS encoding DEAD/DEAH box helicase encodes MLFEDLSLSKSIQKAVFEEGYINATPIQEKAIPLVLAERDLIGCAQTGTGKTAAFAIPIIHQLHRIVGSSKKAKVIRALVVTPTRELAVQIGQSFDTYGKYTNLTQLTLFGGVSQNPQVDALKNGVDILIATPGRLLDLHKQGFIDLDHLHTLVLDEADQMLDMGFVNDVKKIVKLTPKNRQTLFFSATMPMAIRELAEMFLTDPETVTVSPVSSTAENVEQRVYFVDKTEKRNLLYHLIKNENLSNVLVFSRTKHGADNVVKALRKNSIAAEAIHGDKSQNARQRVLDAFKNKEIGVLVATDIAARGIDIDQLPFVINFDLPNIPETYVHRIGRTGRAGNGGIAISFCSKDEHDYWKDIQKLIKVDVQTINDHPYPWHSGSPATASSAQKNSNRSGGAHKSRKSDASKQNKKRWY; translated from the coding sequence ATGTTATTCGAAGATTTATCACTTTCAAAAAGTATACAAAAAGCCGTATTTGAAGAAGGCTACATCAATGCAACACCAATACAAGAAAAAGCTATTCCACTAGTTTTAGCCGAAAGAGATTTAATAGGTTGTGCACAAACAGGAACTGGAAAAACAGCCGCTTTTGCAATTCCTATTATACATCAATTGCACCGTATTGTTGGTTCATCCAAAAAGGCAAAAGTAATTCGTGCCCTTGTGGTGACTCCTACACGAGAATTGGCAGTTCAAATTGGTCAAAGTTTTGATACTTATGGAAAATACACAAATTTGACGCAACTTACTTTATTTGGGGGTGTTTCCCAAAATCCTCAAGTTGATGCTTTAAAAAACGGAGTAGATATTCTTATTGCAACACCAGGACGCCTATTGGACTTACACAAGCAAGGCTTTATTGATTTAGACCATTTGCATACTTTAGTCTTGGATGAAGCCGATCAAATGCTTGATATGGGTTTTGTTAATGATGTAAAAAAAATTGTAAAACTTACACCAAAGAACAGACAAACCCTTTTCTTTTCGGCAACAATGCCAATGGCCATTAGAGAATTGGCAGAAATGTTTCTTACAGACCCTGAAACCGTTACTGTTTCTCCTGTTTCATCTACCGCAGAAAATGTCGAGCAACGTGTTTACTTTGTCGATAAAACCGAAAAAAGAAACTTATTATACCATCTGATAAAAAATGAAAATTTATCAAATGTATTGGTCTTCTCAAGAACAAAACATGGGGCTGACAATGTGGTAAAAGCATTGAGAAAAAATAGCATTGCAGCGGAAGCCATACATGGTGACAAATCCCAAAATGCAAGACAACGTGTACTTGATGCGTTTAAAAACAAAGAAATTGGAGTACTTGTGGCAACAGATATTGCTGCAAGAGGTATTGATATTGATCAATTGCCATTTGTAATCAATTTTGATTTACCTAATATTCCAGAAACCTACGTACATCGCATCGGTAGAACCGGTCGCGCTGGTAATGGCGGTATTGCAATTTCTTTTTGTAGCAAAGACGAACACGACTATTGGAAAGATATTCAAAAGCTAATAAAAGTAGATGTTCAAACCATAAATGACCATCCTTACCCATGGCATTCCGGAAGTCCTGCAACTGCATCTTCAGCCCAGAAAAATTCAAATAGAAGTGGTGGAGCGCACAAATCCAGAAAATCGGACGCATCGAAACAAAACAAAAAGCGTTGGTATTAA
- the hutI gene encoding imidazolonepropionase: MTTLIVNIKELLQIRDNTVLKVSGAEMAVLPTIKNAFLLIKGDLIADFGSMDDLSKITVDKTIDASGKIVLPSWCDSHTHIVYAGNREQEFVDRINGMTYEEIANRGGGILNSAKKLNETSEGDIYNQSKARLEEVMRLGTGAVEIKSGYGLTVDGELKMLRVIQQLSQNYPITIKATFLGAHAFPTLFKENKQGYIDCIINEMLPEIAKNKLADFIDVFCETGYFSVEETEQIMAAGIQFGLKPKIHVNQFNSIGGILSGVKYNALSVDHLEIMTTEDIESLKNTETMPVALPSCSYFLSIPYTPAREMLDAGLPLALATDYNPGSTPSGNMNFVVATACIKMKMTPEEAINAATINGAYAMGISNTHGSISIGKKANLIITKEIPSYYQLPYAFGSNLIDTVILNGKNY; the protein is encoded by the coding sequence ATGACAACATTAATTGTTAATATAAAGGAGCTACTCCAAATTCGAGATAATACCGTTTTAAAAGTTTCTGGAGCAGAAATGGCTGTTTTACCAACCATAAAAAATGCTTTTTTACTTATAAAAGGCGATTTGATTGCCGATTTTGGTTCTATGGATGATTTATCAAAAATTACTGTAGACAAAACGATTGATGCTTCCGGAAAAATAGTTCTTCCGTCTTGGTGTGACAGTCATACACATATCGTATACGCAGGAAATCGCGAACAGGAATTTGTGGATCGAATTAATGGAATGACCTACGAAGAAATCGCCAATCGTGGCGGTGGAATATTAAATTCAGCAAAAAAACTAAACGAAACCTCAGAAGGCGACATTTATAACCAATCGAAAGCACGTCTTGAGGAAGTGATGCGATTGGGAACTGGAGCAGTAGAAATTAAATCAGGTTACGGACTCACAGTTGACGGAGAACTTAAAATGCTTCGTGTTATTCAACAGCTATCACAAAACTACCCAATAACAATAAAAGCCACTTTTCTCGGCGCACACGCCTTCCCTACCCTTTTTAAAGAAAACAAACAAGGTTATATAGATTGTATTATTAACGAAATGCTTCCTGAAATTGCCAAAAACAAATTGGCCGATTTTATTGATGTATTTTGTGAAACTGGTTATTTTTCAGTCGAAGAAACCGAACAGATTATGGCAGCAGGAATTCAATTTGGCTTAAAGCCAAAAATCCATGTCAATCAATTCAATTCAATTGGAGGGATTCTATCGGGCGTAAAATATAATGCGCTTTCGGTAGATCATCTTGAAATCATGACCACTGAAGACATCGAATCCTTAAAAAATACTGAAACAATGCCAGTAGCTTTACCTTCGTGTTCCTATTTTTTGAGTATTCCTTACACACCAGCACGCGAAATGTTAGACGCAGGACTTCCTTTGGCGTTAGCAACCGATTACAACCCAGGTTCTACTCCGTCGGGAAATATGAATTTTGTAGTGGCCACTGCTTGCATCAAAATGAAAATGACTCCCGAAGAAGCTATCAATGCTGCAACGATTAACGGTGCTTATGCTATGGGAATTTCAAACACTCATGGAAGTATTTCTATTGGTAAAAAAGCCAACCTTATCATTACAAAAGAAATTCCTTCCTATTATCAATTGCCTTATGCATTTGGTAGTAATTTAATAGACACTGTCATTTTAAACGGGAAAAATTATTAA
- a CDS encoding Hsp20/alpha crystallin family protein, which produces METLVKRDGMFPSVVSKLVNPLFEDFFTRDISDWADRSISAIGVNLPSVNLKETDTKLEIELAAPGLKKEDFKIEVDNNVLVISTEKEEKKESSKKDDYVRKEFNYQSFYRSFNLPDYADENKIEATYKDGILDVCINKKPGDRKKTLKSISIK; this is translated from the coding sequence ATGGAAACATTAGTTAAAAGAGACGGCATGTTCCCGTCTGTTGTAAGTAAGTTGGTAAACCCACTATTTGAAGATTTTTTTACAAGAGATATTTCAGATTGGGCAGACAGAAGTATTTCAGCAATAGGGGTTAATTTACCATCTGTAAACTTAAAAGAAACTGACACAAAACTTGAAATTGAACTAGCTGCTCCTGGTTTAAAAAAAGAAGACTTCAAAATTGAAGTTGACAATAATGTACTAGTGATTTCTACAGAAAAAGAAGAAAAAAAAGAATCCAGTAAAAAAGATGATTACGTTCGAAAAGAATTCAATTATCAATCCTTTTACAGATCTTTCAATCTTCCCGATTATGCGGATGAAAACAAGATAGAAGCCACATATAAAGATGGTATTCTTGATGTTTGTATTAATAAAAAACCTGGTGATAGAAAAAAAACTTTAAAATCAATTTCTATTAAATAA